One stretch of Nocardia mangyaensis DNA includes these proteins:
- a CDS encoding alpha/beta fold hydrolase, giving the protein MARVEIVEIQVPDGSTLPVRLLPARGPHRHPVTLDAPRPVVVIVPGLAVPGEFYEYFGSQLAARGFDVAIGELRGNGDSSHRPDADSTYGYHELASVDFPAMLQVVRDRFPGSTPYLLGHSMGGQLAAMYAARVRGRLGGLILIASGTPYFRGYRGVFGPGMLVGTAAVAVAANLAGFWPGDRLGKRAFGRQSKVLMSDWARLARTGRFVPVGADIDYDERMSRLKFPVLSITVADDDLAPQTSADHLLSKLPAAQLTRWFQPEPLGHNGWITNPDTTVDQVEKWLRDR; this is encoded by the coding sequence ATGGCCCGGGTCGAGATCGTCGAGATCCAGGTACCCGACGGCAGTACCCTCCCGGTCCGCCTGCTCCCGGCGCGCGGCCCACATCGTCATCCGGTGACCCTCGACGCCCCGCGTCCGGTGGTCGTCATCGTGCCCGGCCTCGCCGTACCGGGCGAGTTCTACGAATACTTCGGTTCCCAGCTGGCCGCGCGCGGCTTCGACGTCGCCATCGGTGAGCTGCGCGGCAACGGTGACAGCTCGCACCGACCCGACGCCGACAGCACCTACGGCTACCACGAACTGGCCTCGGTGGATTTCCCGGCGATGCTGCAGGTGGTGCGCGACCGCTTCCCCGGCTCCACGCCGTACCTGCTCGGCCACAGCATGGGCGGCCAGCTCGCCGCCATGTACGCGGCGCGGGTGCGCGGCAGGCTCGGCGGGCTGATCCTGATCGCCTCGGGCACGCCCTACTTCCGCGGCTACCGCGGGGTGTTCGGGCCCGGCATGCTGGTCGGCACCGCGGCGGTCGCGGTCGCCGCGAACCTGGCCGGCTTCTGGCCGGGGGACCGGCTGGGCAAGCGGGCCTTCGGCCGCCAGTCCAAGGTGCTCATGTCGGACTGGGCGCGGCTGGCGCGTACCGGCCGCTTCGTGCCCGTCGGCGCCGACATCGACTACGACGAGCGGATGTCGCGGCTGAAGTTCCCCGTCCTGTCGATCACCGTCGCCGACGACGACCTGGCCCCGCAGACCTCCGCCGACCATCTGCTGAGCAAACTTCCGGCCGCGCAGCTCACCCGGTGGTTCCAGCCGGAGCCGTTGGGCCACAACGGCTGGATCACCAACCCGGACACCACCGTCGATCAGGTGGAGAAGTGGCTGCGCGACCGGTGA
- a CDS encoding TetR/AcrR family transcriptional regulator, with amino-acid sequence MSQDANTGRMYAGQPVEDRQRQRRARFLESGLTVFARDGYANSSVGAICKDAGLSSRQFYEEFTGRESLLLELYEQIDRESREAVTLALEADPDATVLDQINTAVRAYVESIGSDPRKARVALVEVVGAGPKVEKYRLELRRVWGSLLASAAEDAAMQGEIPSGDYELRVLAIIGAVNYVVDGWSGTEPRPPLDDVIQVLSRVILGAVGA; translated from the coding sequence ATGTCACAGGATGCGAATACGGGACGAATGTATGCCGGGCAGCCCGTAGAGGACCGGCAACGCCAGCGGCGTGCGCGTTTTCTGGAGTCAGGCCTGACGGTCTTCGCGCGCGACGGGTACGCCAACAGTTCGGTCGGCGCCATCTGTAAGGACGCCGGACTCTCCTCTCGGCAGTTCTACGAGGAGTTCACCGGCCGCGAATCGCTACTGCTGGAGCTGTACGAACAGATCGACCGGGAATCCCGCGAGGCGGTGACCCTCGCACTCGAAGCCGACCCCGACGCCACCGTGCTCGACCAGATCAACACGGCCGTGCGCGCCTACGTCGAGTCGATCGGTTCCGATCCCCGCAAGGCGCGCGTAGCGCTGGTGGAAGTGGTCGGCGCCGGACCCAAGGTGGAGAAGTACCGCCTCGAGCTGCGACGCGTATGGGGCTCGCTGCTGGCCAGCGCCGCCGAGGACGCGGCCATGCAGGGTGAGATCCCTTCCGGTGACTACGAATTGCGGGTGCTGGCGATCATCGGCGCGGTGAACTACGTCGTCGACGGCTGGAGCGGCACCGAACCCCGGCCCCCGCTCGACGATGTGATCCAGGTGCTGAGCCGGGTGATCCTGGGTGCGGTAGGGGCCTGA
- a CDS encoding SRPBCC family protein gives MPNNLEASIDIAAAPEKVWSVLADLRRMPEFSPTTWKVLALGGVRVGTFTVNVNKDGWRVWPTSSRIVAFEPNKTLAFRMNENRTVWRYELTATAQGTRVVETRVVDPKGIPAPVRAMINTAMGNEQEFEAALVAGMQETLARVKTAAER, from the coding sequence TTGCCCAACAATCTCGAAGCCAGCATCGATATCGCCGCCGCGCCGGAGAAGGTGTGGTCGGTATTGGCCGACCTGCGACGGATGCCCGAGTTCAGCCCGACCACCTGGAAGGTGCTCGCCCTCGGTGGCGTCCGGGTCGGTACGTTCACCGTCAATGTCAACAAGGACGGCTGGCGGGTCTGGCCGACCTCCTCGCGCATCGTCGCCTTCGAGCCCAACAAGACCCTCGCCTTCCGGATGAACGAGAACCGGACCGTGTGGCGCTACGAACTCACCGCGACCGCGCAGGGCACCCGCGTGGTCGAGACCCGCGTCGTCGACCCCAAGGGCATCCCCGCGCCGGTGCGCGCGATGATCAACACCGCCATGGGCAACGAGCAGGAGTTCGAGGCCGCGCTCGTCGCCGGAATGCAGGAGACCCTCGCTCGGGTGAAGACCGCCGCCGAGCGCTAG